From the Vibrio vulnificus CMCP6 genome, one window contains:
- a CDS encoding M16 family metallopeptidase has product MRNMLFFPVLLLSGCALTPNSTPLQQDANWTVGQLPNGMKYHIYPTDDQEISLRFTVNIGSFQENEQQKGYAHFVEHMAFNGSQHFSGNEVIKLFAQAGGSFGADINAFTAYQQTTYKLELNDASHLQQALTWMRDVSDGIEFDPQEVEKEKGVILGEWRRSRPEDKSFSFNAYYASIDGTIYEKHDPIGDQESIENATAESLKSFYQTWYQPQYSELIITGNVGVEEIAAIIDEKFANWQTTANNTVEKRRDIPVKTEPRVLFSSVMESPSVHFAIDRGFVGMRTQAQQHQMWHDDVSAKLIQQRLYSVLNDAAEPFQYVYANAFANNYSRLIAGGVSFAPSQRHDMHRLFVETLASLRDYGVSQQELDSVMSGYRSELTNLESDWQQRKPFHFADSRMIDLDQNNVTQSKQDYQANLTQFIALNSLETANKQLQGALDQPVPFVMGLGQGDRMAKWATTPMKIAEAYQRPGVKPLTLAAKDEGFLQPQQAGQIVDVQDHEGGFKVYSLSNGVEVWFQQDSKAGDRAYINFASLGGKAAIDPSLYPAYELATHTAVRSGLGDFSGTELDSYLRKNDLMLNPILGTTYHGVEMIGAKEKLAITLNALYNLATEINIDPRQLQAVKKEFEQNRSAYLKSGVGQLVLKGNQSSYPDHTRHRLVTADEVSPVTVEQIDAIHQTLFGQNRGFKMVLIADLTPEQVAPLLRQYVASIEMQPAPALDYAVVYKDNLPAYSVVKEGSEKSTLHLVRVLNPHVAAKVGKDMFIEDMLQRISLARVLTQLREEASLDYSPAVYPMMQDQETVSDWFFESQIAPKDAKLMDQQIEQVIAELSENITQEEVDTAAKQLSVDLRAMDSDPRFRNGFYTRYLINHYGIDALLNYEQTAQSVTLEEVKQRAKVTFGPGTKRMTLLLEPK; this is encoded by the coding sequence ATGCGGAACATGTTGTTCTTCCCAGTATTACTACTGTCAGGTTGTGCTTTAACCCCCAACTCCACGCCATTACAACAAGACGCCAACTGGACGGTTGGTCAGTTGCCCAATGGCATGAAATACCACATTTACCCTACGGATGATCAGGAGATCTCGCTGCGTTTTACCGTCAATATTGGTTCCTTCCAAGAAAATGAGCAGCAAAAAGGGTATGCGCATTTTGTGGAACACATGGCGTTCAATGGTAGCCAACATTTTTCAGGTAACGAGGTGATCAAACTGTTCGCGCAAGCGGGCGGCAGTTTTGGTGCTGACATCAATGCGTTTACCGCGTATCAGCAAACCACCTACAAACTCGAACTCAATGATGCCAGTCATCTACAGCAAGCATTGACTTGGATGCGAGATGTCAGCGATGGTATCGAGTTTGATCCTCAAGAAGTGGAAAAAGAGAAAGGCGTGATTTTAGGCGAGTGGCGACGCTCACGCCCTGAAGATAAATCCTTCTCGTTTAATGCCTACTACGCTTCCATTGATGGCACGATTTATGAGAAGCATGATCCCATTGGCGATCAAGAATCGATTGAAAATGCCACGGCAGAATCCTTAAAGTCCTTCTACCAAACTTGGTATCAACCGCAATATTCTGAGTTGATCATTACCGGTAATGTTGGTGTTGAAGAGATCGCCGCCATCATTGATGAAAAGTTTGCCAATTGGCAGACAACGGCCAACAACACCGTTGAGAAACGCCGCGATATTCCGGTAAAAACGGAGCCTAGAGTGCTGTTTAGCAGTGTGATGGAATCGCCAAGTGTCCATTTTGCTATCGACCGTGGGTTTGTTGGTATGCGCACACAAGCGCAACAACACCAGATGTGGCATGACGATGTCAGTGCTAAGTTGATTCAACAGCGCCTCTATTCTGTGCTCAATGATGCTGCGGAGCCGTTTCAGTACGTCTACGCCAATGCGTTTGCCAATAACTACAGCCGCCTGATTGCAGGTGGGGTGTCCTTTGCGCCGAGCCAGCGCCACGACATGCATCGTTTGTTTGTTGAGACATTGGCGTCGCTGCGCGACTATGGTGTCAGCCAGCAGGAGCTCGACAGCGTGATGTCTGGTTATCGTAGTGAGTTGACGAACTTGGAAAGTGATTGGCAGCAACGTAAGCCCTTTCATTTCGCTGATAGCCGGATGATCGATTTGGACCAAAACAACGTCACTCAATCGAAGCAAGATTATCAAGCCAATCTTACCCAGTTTATTGCGCTGAATTCCCTTGAAACGGCCAACAAGCAGTTGCAAGGCGCACTTGATCAACCCGTGCCATTCGTGATGGGGCTCGGGCAAGGCGATCGCATGGCAAAGTGGGCAACCACACCAATGAAAATCGCCGAAGCGTATCAACGCCCTGGAGTGAAGCCATTAACCCTTGCAGCGAAAGATGAAGGTTTTCTTCAGCCGCAGCAGGCTGGGCAAATTGTCGATGTTCAAGACCATGAAGGTGGGTTCAAAGTCTATTCGCTTTCCAATGGTGTCGAAGTCTGGTTCCAGCAAGACAGCAAAGCGGGTGATCGCGCTTACATCAACTTTGCCAGCCTAGGGGGTAAAGCTGCGATTGATCCGAGTTTGTATCCCGCCTATGAATTAGCAACCCATACCGCCGTTCGCAGCGGCTTGGGCGATTTTTCCGGCACGGAACTGGACAGCTATCTGCGCAAAAATGATTTGATGCTCAATCCTATTTTAGGCACCACCTATCATGGTGTGGAAATGATCGGTGCCAAAGAAAAATTGGCTATCACTTTGAATGCGCTCTACAACCTTGCTACAGAAATCAATATCGATCCACGCCAGTTGCAGGCTGTGAAGAAAGAGTTTGAGCAAAACCGTTCAGCTTATTTGAAATCCGGTGTTGGTCAATTGGTCTTGAAGGGCAATCAGTCTTCTTATCCAGATCATACTCGACATCGCCTCGTGACGGCGGACGAAGTGAGCCCCGTGACCGTAGAGCAAATCGACGCGATTCATCAAACCTTGTTTGGCCAAAATCGTGGATTCAAAATGGTTCTGATTGCCGATCTTACGCCGGAGCAAGTGGCGCCATTGCTGAGACAATATGTGGCGTCTATCGAGATGCAACCCGCGCCAGCGTTGGATTATGCCGTTGTGTATAAAGACAACTTACCGGCGTACAGCGTGGTGAAAGAGGGCAGTGAGAAGTCAACCTTACATTTGGTACGCGTGTTGAACCCCCACGTCGCAGCAAAAGTGGGCAAAGATATGTTTATCGAAGACATGCTGCAAAGAATCAGCTTAGCGCGAGTGCTCACACAACTGCGAGAAGAAGCGAGTTTGGATTACAGCCCTGCGGTGTATCCGATGATGCAAGATCAAGAAACGGTGTCAGATTGGTTCTTTGAATCGCAGATAGCCCCCAAAGACGCTAAGTTGATGGACCAGCAAATCGAGCAAGTGATTGCTGAGTTGTCGGAAAATATCACGCAAGAGGAAGTGGACACCGCAGCAAAACAGCTCAGTGTTGACTTAAGAGCAATGGACAGCGATCCCCGTTTTCGCAACGGCTTCTATACCCGTTACTTGATTAACCATTACGGGATTGATGCCCTGCTGAACTATGAGCAAACCGCACAAAGTGTCACGCTGGAAGAGGTCAAACAGAGAGCCAAAGTGACCTTTGGCCCAGGCACTAAACGCATGACCTTGTTGTTGGAGCCGAAATAG
- a CDS encoding VOC family protein, protein MKMNHVGIMVGDMDKAVEFYTHALGLRVVMNNTKVVEERESAIGRMCIAVFGEGFKGFNIAHLVTTDGIGVELFEMKERQERHVVDFSRLGIFHFCLQTDDFEGVIKRTEEFGGKVRMDIMRYHPEDDSKPAKMVYLEDPFGNLFELYSHTYEETYASDYE, encoded by the coding sequence ATGAAAATGAATCACGTAGGCATCATGGTCGGTGACATGGATAAAGCGGTGGAGTTTTACACCCATGCACTTGGCCTAAGAGTTGTCATGAACAACACTAAAGTGGTGGAAGAGCGTGAAAGCGCTATCGGCAGAATGTGTATTGCAGTATTTGGCGAGGGTTTTAAAGGCTTCAACATTGCTCACTTGGTCACCACCGACGGCATTGGCGTTGAGCTGTTTGAAATGAAAGAGCGCCAAGAGCGTCACGTTGTGGATTTCTCTCGCCTGGGCATCTTCCATTTCTGTCTACAAACCGATGATTTTGAAGGCGTCATTAAACGCACAGAAGAGTTTGGCGGGAAAGTGCGTATGGACATCATGCGTTACCACCCAGAAGACGACAGCAAACCTGCGAAAATGGTCTACCTAGAAGACCCATTTGGTAACTTGTTTGAGCTTTACTCGCACACCTACGAAGAAACCTACGCCTCAGATTACGAGTAA
- a CDS encoding LysR family transcriptional regulator: protein MLNPVWLTTFKTLIEVGHFTKTAEKLFMTQPGVSQHIRKLEESCGAALIERDKKSFEITEAGLRVYQYAKQLESEQAELLQSLQFDNPHAGVCRMACSGALGLKLYPQLLDLQCKYPELIPQLEVAPNHKIIQAVLNGEADLGIVTHLPQPALFEVQALGSDELCLFYPAKFRGETLASIIELGLIEHPDAPHYLELYLALCGEVEQGLDRRQVQSSGYVNQLSQILLPVARGLGFTVLPRSAMSQFSLTEHLAIYPSAQRVEESLYLISKKARTLPARFEVVAQVIRQEL from the coding sequence ATGTTAAATCCAGTTTGGCTGACGACCTTTAAAACCTTAATTGAGGTCGGCCACTTTACCAAAACTGCGGAAAAGCTTTTCATGACTCAACCGGGTGTCAGCCAACACATTCGCAAGCTGGAAGAGAGCTGCGGTGCTGCGCTCATTGAGCGGGACAAAAAGAGTTTTGAAATCACCGAAGCGGGGCTGCGCGTCTATCAATACGCAAAGCAGTTAGAAAGTGAGCAAGCAGAACTGCTGCAAAGTCTGCAGTTTGACAACCCACATGCGGGGGTCTGCCGGATGGCGTGTTCGGGGGCTTTGGGGTTAAAGCTTTATCCGCAGCTGCTCGATTTACAATGTAAATACCCAGAACTGATCCCACAGTTGGAAGTGGCACCGAATCACAAAATCATTCAAGCGGTGCTCAATGGCGAAGCCGATTTAGGTATCGTGACCCACTTGCCGCAACCAGCCTTGTTTGAGGTACAAGCGCTGGGCTCGGATGAACTTTGTCTGTTTTATCCCGCCAAGTTTAGAGGGGAAACGCTCGCCAGTATTATCGAGTTAGGCTTGATTGAGCATCCTGATGCGCCGCACTATTTAGAACTCTATTTGGCGCTGTGTGGGGAAGTTGAGCAAGGTCTAGATAGACGACAGGTTCAAAGCTCAGGCTATGTGAATCAACTGAGCCAAATTCTTTTGCCCGTCGCTCGGGGGCTTGGATTCACCGTATTACCACGCTCAGCAATGAGCCAATTTTCATTGACGGAGCACTTGGCCATCTACCCAAGCGCTCAGAGAGTGGAGGAATCTCTTTACTTAATCAGCAAAAAAGCGCGCACTCTGCCAGCACGCTTTGAGGTGGTGGCGCAAGTTATACGACAAGAGCTGTAG
- a CDS encoding LysR family transcriptional regulator gives MARDLFSKLDLNLLRTFLILNQERNMRKAAERLFISQPAVSKSLQRLRDSFGDELFVKTYHGLKATEFAEQLAESLAPVMNDLMHVVNYSGGFDPSQIDRPLRIVVSPFLLTGIAQRLFTLIRAEAPHAQIQFLNWGKSSVEDIVNDKVHLGLNYAIERLPKEVLHTTIAKDTFRAYVRDDHPYKQSSARVEDGHQFEFSTLIAADWNYTQSVAEKLLQIYGHQAKVGFRSELPSAVIEVTKNSDMLFLGSRYLNLDGQSGLRSIDISFGPTPLNTDINIYFHEKYQASPTILWLKRKLAEALQEQGSASTPQ, from the coding sequence ATGGCAAGAGATCTCTTTTCAAAACTCGACCTTAACTTATTGCGAACTTTTTTGATTCTCAACCAAGAAAGAAACATGCGTAAAGCCGCCGAGAGGCTTTTTATCTCTCAACCGGCGGTGAGTAAATCGCTGCAGCGCTTAAGAGACTCATTCGGTGATGAGCTCTTTGTGAAGACCTATCACGGGCTCAAAGCCACGGAGTTTGCCGAACAACTCGCCGAATCACTGGCCCCAGTGATGAATGATTTGATGCATGTGGTGAACTATTCTGGTGGGTTTGACCCGAGCCAAATTGATAGGCCGCTTAGAATTGTTGTCTCCCCATTTCTGCTAACTGGGATTGCCCAACGCCTATTTACCTTGATTCGCGCAGAAGCTCCTCACGCTCAAATCCAGTTCCTCAATTGGGGGAAATCCAGCGTCGAAGACATCGTGAATGATAAGGTTCATCTTGGTTTGAATTACGCCATAGAACGTTTGCCGAAAGAGGTGCTACACACCACCATAGCTAAAGATACCTTTAGAGCCTACGTACGTGACGATCATCCCTATAAACAAAGCAGCGCGCGAGTGGAAGATGGCCATCAATTTGAGTTTTCCACGCTGATCGCCGCTGACTGGAACTACACCCAATCTGTCGCGGAAAAACTCCTGCAAATCTATGGGCACCAAGCCAAGGTCGGCTTTCGCTCAGAGTTGCCTTCGGCGGTGATTGAGGTGACCAAAAACAGCGATATGCTGTTTCTTGGTTCACGCTATTTAAACCTTGATGGCCAATCGGGCCTGCGCTCTATCGATATTTCTTTTGGCCCCACGCCACTCAATACCGACATCAACATTTATTTTCATGAGAAGTACCAAGCAAGCCCAACGATATTGTGGCTAAAGAGAAAATTAGCCGAAGCGCTACAGGAGCAAGGATCTGCCTCCACACCTCAATAA